From Candidatus Cloacimonadota bacterium, a single genomic window includes:
- a CDS encoding MoxR family ATPase — MLIEEIREKVTQSSAHLTEVRTEIAKTVVGQDAIISRLLIAILADGHVLIEGVPGLAKTLIVSSLAQSLQASFARIQFTPDLLPADITGTLIFNQKTAEFSPKKGPIFANFILADEINRAPSKVQSALLEAMQERQVTIGDSSEPLPNPFFVMATQNPIEQEGTYSLPEAQVDRFMMKLIIRYPSMEDERRILKLMVDPQPVKINAVLSPQQIASMRETMHMVYMEEKLNDYILHLVMATRYPQRYPRLSTLAPLISFGASPRASINLARAAKAHAYLEGRAYVIPDDIKAIGKDVLRHRIVLSYEAEAEEIKSEEIIARILDEIEVP; from the coding sequence CGAGAGAAAGTAACGCAAAGCTCTGCCCATCTTACCGAAGTAAGAACTGAGATTGCTAAAACAGTAGTAGGTCAGGATGCTATAATCAGCCGTTTGTTGATTGCCATTCTGGCAGATGGGCATGTGCTAATAGAAGGAGTACCAGGCTTGGCAAAGACTCTAATTGTAAGCAGTTTAGCACAAAGTTTACAAGCTAGTTTTGCTCGTATCCAGTTTACACCCGATCTATTGCCTGCAGATATTACGGGGACCTTGATCTTTAACCAAAAGACTGCTGAATTCAGCCCCAAGAAAGGACCTATCTTTGCCAATTTCATTTTGGCGGATGAGATTAACCGTGCCCCATCCAAAGTGCAATCGGCATTATTGGAGGCGATGCAGGAGCGACAAGTGACTATTGGCGATAGCAGCGAACCTTTGCCCAATCCATTCTTTGTGATGGCTACGCAAAATCCCATTGAGCAGGAAGGTACTTATTCTTTGCCTGAAGCACAAGTAGACAGATTTATGATGAAACTAATAATTCGTTATCCTTCAATGGAAGATGAACGCAGGATCTTGAAGTTGATGGTTGATCCCCAACCGGTAAAAATAAATGCCGTGCTTTCTCCCCAACAAATAGCGTCTATGCGAGAAACCATGCATATGGTTTATATGGAAGAAAAATTGAACGACTATATTCTGCATTTGGTGATGGCTACCAGATATCCGCAGAGGTACCCCAGATTAAGTACTCTGGCTCCGCTGATAAGCTTTGGAGCAAGTCCTCGAGCTAGCATTAATCTTGCTCGTGCGGCAAAAGCGCATGCCTATTTAGAAGGTAGGGCTTATGTTATTCCTGATGATATCAAAGCTATTGGCAAAGATGTGTTGCGTCACCGCATTGTGCTTTCTTATGAAGCAGAGGCAGAGGAGATAAAGAGCGAAGAGATAATCGCTCGCATTTTGGATGAGATTGAAGTTCCCTAA